The Bacteroides fragilis NCTC 9343 genome includes the window GTTCCCTGTGTATCTACATCTTTCGGACGGTTCGGGTTAGATACTTCACTGTCCGGGTATCTCAGGCGTTTGATGAACTTCCCGTTTGCAACTTCACCCCCTGAGTTATTGCCTCCTTTAGGTGTTTTCATATAGCGGGGATAGTCTGTACGGCGGAACTCTGCCCATCCTTCGTTACCGTTGGGATATACGGCAATCCATTTCTGGGTGATGATTTGTTCCAACTGTGCTTCTCTGTCACCACTCTTGAAGGCTTGTAAGCCTTTCAATCCTTCCATGTATTTGCTGATCTTTTCTTGTCCTTCCTCGTCAGCACCAATCTGATAGTAGTTGAAGGAAGCTTCAATGCCTTCCTTATAGAGATCTTCAGCGGTACCTTTAGCACCGGCCCATCCTCGGAGAGCGGCTTCTGCCCGGAGGAACAGGCTTTCGGAGTAACCCAGCCATACTATTTCGCGTGCATAACACCACCAATGTTTGCGGTCGAGTTTTTTCTGATCTTGCTTGATGAATACACGGCTTGGAGAATAAGTCGTTGTGTAGCTTCCTCCCAATGAAGTCTCACCGTTTTCGCAACCATTGAAGTCTTTTGTCATGTCTTCTTTGGGTTCGGTTTGGTTCAGGTCCTCAAGAGCGGTCGGTCTCCACCACAATATTTCGCAACGTGGGTCGAGAATGGTCGATTGTTCTTTATAAGCTCGTTCCATTTCTTTGGATAACACTACGTTAGCACTCCAGTTGTACAGAAGTGTGTAGATGTTTTCGTTACCACCCGTGATGTACGAGTATTTGGGAGTCTGCTTCATATTATCATCATCGTTTTGCATCAATCCGGCAGGGTCGGCCATGGCTTTCTCACCCTGTTCTTTAGCAAGTTGGGGATCTACATTCGATACACGTAGTGCCAATCGTAAACGAAGGGTATTGGCAAAACGAAGCCATTTGTCTTTGTCGCCTCCAAAGCACTTGTCGTTTTCACCCAGGCTGTATTGTGCAGTAGAAGGAGTGTTGTGCAGTGCAGTGATGGCCTGATCGAGCATTTTAAAGATAACGTCGTATACATCTTTCTGATCCATGTATTTCACTTTCTCGTCTGTGGGCATTGCACCTTTTACGTAGTATTCCAATGGAATGGCTCCATAAGTGTCTGTTTGCATAGAGATCAGGAATGCGTAGTAGATACGGGTCATATAGAACGCATTGTGATAGCGTTCTTTTCCGCAGAACCAGAATGTTTTGATCAACTGACTGTATTCTTCTACAGTGCGGTTATCGTAGAAGTGCTCCCAGCGTCTTTTGGACCATCCGTCGTTATAACCGTAGGTAGGCGAGTTGGTCACGAATCCGCTAACGTTGTTGGCAAAGTAAGCAGCGTAGATGTCATGAGTCAGGTTGGTCGTAACCTGATAATCATTATACAGTCCTTCGTAAGTTAGGTTGGCGAACACCGAACCGATGGCGCTTTCCGTGCCTTGAAGGCTTTTCAGTGCACTGGGTGTCAGTTCGTAGTCGATATCGA containing:
- a CDS encoding SusD/RagB family nutrient-binding outer membrane lipoprotein; this translates as MKIKIYKSLAMCTLLLGLAACNDFEEMNTDPYAPVYDPEIIGATPDGIDIDYELTPSALKSLQGTESAIGSVFANLTYEGLYNDYQVTTNLTHDIYAAYFANNVSGFVTNSPTYGYNDGWSKRRWEHFYDNRTVEEYSQLIKTFWFCGKERYHNAFYMTRIYYAFLISMQTDTYGAIPLEYYVKGAMPTDEKVKYMDQKDVYDVIFKMLDQAITALHNTPSTAQYSLGENDKCFGGDKDKWLRFANTLRLRLALRVSNVDPQLAKEQGEKAMADPAGLMQNDDDNMKQTPKYSYITGGNENIYTLLYNWSANVVLSKEMERAYKEQSTILDPRCEILWWRPTALEDLNQTEPKEDMTKDFNGCENGETSLGGSYTTTYSPSRVFIKQDQKKLDRKHWWCYAREIVWLGYSESLFLRAEAALRGWAGAKGTAEDLYKEGIEASFNYYQIGADEEGQEKISKYMEGLKGLQAFKSGDREAQLEQIITQKWIAVYPNGNEGWAEFRRTDYPRYMKTPKGGNNSGGEVANGKFIKRLRYPDSEVSNPNRPKDVDTQGTRLWWDVADTNDDGGNYVTPNNFR